From the genome of Aspergillus chevalieri M1 DNA, chromosome 8, nearly complete sequence, one region includes:
- a CDS encoding ornithine decarboxylase antizyme (COG:E;~EggNog:ENOG410PQHV;~InterPro:IPR016181,IPR002993,IPR038581;~PFAM:PF02100;~go_function: GO:0008073 - ornithine decarboxylase inhibitor activity [Evidence IEA]), which translates to MLHGERRLARQVLLEVGACQANQQGHAGQEHKHIQSWMEVWDYTSDAIYRGFVTETSGERTLFVFFEDNALGHGLKSGLIALFELAGMSAFGCSQIVACIQRSQDTAELEVVRNLGWCGFNLTTLGPWLPEDCSASAISPKWIFLCAEV; encoded by the exons ATGCTCCACGGTGAGAGGAGACTCGCGCGGCAGGTGTTGCTTGAGGTGGGTGCGTGTCAAGCTAATCAGCAGGGCCATGCTGGACAAGAACATAAGCATATCCAATCGTGGATGGAAGTGTGGGATTACACGAGCGATGCCATCTATCGAGGTTTTGTGACAGAGACGAGCGGCGAGCGAACATTGttcgtcttcttcgaagATAATGCATTGGGACATGGTCTTAAAAGCGG ACTAATCGCACTTTTCGAGCTTGCTGGTATGTCTGCTTTTGGCTGTTCTCAGATCGTTGCTTGCATCCAGCGTTCGCAAGATACAGCTGAACTTGAAGTCGTGAGAAACTTGGGGTGGTGTGGGTTTAACCTAACGACATTGGGACCTTGGCTTCCTGAAGACTGTAGCGCATCTGCGATTAGTCCCAAGTGGATCTTCTTGTGCGCTGAAGTCTAG
- a CDS encoding cleavage polyadenylation factor subunit MPE1 (BUSCO:EOG0926357F;~COG:A;~EggNog:ENOG410PI16;~InterPro:IPR025829,IPR014891,IPR001878,IPR036875, IPR033489,IPR013083;~PFAM:PF13696,PF08783;~go_function: GO:0003676 - nucleic acid binding [Evidence IEA];~go_function: GO:0008270 - zinc ion binding [Evidence IEA];~go_function: GO:0061630 - ubiquitin protein ligase activity [Evidence IEA];~go_process: GO:0006397 - mRNA processing [Evidence IEA];~go_process: GO:0016567 - protein ubiquitination [Evidence IEA]), with the protein MSSSVHFKFKSQKEPSRVTFDGTGISVFELKREIINQSRLGDGSDFELSIYNEDTGEEYDDDTTIIPRSTSVTARRLPAARPGKGGAARYVSGKMPVNARSAPRNDQFVSSRATPGASQTVNTSVLELNNAQTEDEKINALFNLQANQWKEQQQEMANATPVPFGRGRGKPVNVPDHPPPPGYLCYRCREKGHWIQACPTNNDPKYDGKYRVKRSTGIPRSLQTKVEKPESLTVDGSNEDLKNTGVMVNADGDFVIAKPDKAAWELYQEKAKASAAAAAEAAAAEYSKELQTRGLECPIDKRMFLEPTRTPCCQKTYCNDCITNALIESDFVCPNCATEGVLLDNLSLDHEAVSKIKAYEAERADSKKEKEKQQIVQEGKTVNKEDQGKESIAGSLSPVPIGETTQGQSKKRPAEDQGSRAESGDSNQSSSKKQKSDYSTSPPVPQNVQNNESQASFPSLPFNQQMPFGNFGFAQGSGMPAMPFPDPGFANDGMAFMNPMGGFSNNMDMAWNPMNAMNFNLLQGGMYGDQVSHGLGASNMYNGTGEQTMPMFPMSQMTGPMQQNRGFQQGPGMGPFLNQQRTSFSTPYAREEDTAYFRQPVNPQRHQARHRRIRPSDYREL; encoded by the exons ATGTCATCCTCTGTTCACTTCAAGTTCAAATCTCAAAAAGAGCCTTCGCGGGTAACATTTGATGGCACCGGTATCTCTGTCTTCGAATTGAAACGAGAAATTATCAATCAGAGTAGGCTGGGCGATGGATCTGACTTCGAATTATCAATTTATAACGAAGACACTGGAGAGG AGTACGATGATGACACGACAATCATTCCTCGTTCGACTTCCGTGACAGCTCGAAGGCTTCCTGCCGCGCGACCCGGAAAGGGTGGGGCTGCTCGTTATGTATCTGGAAAAATGCCTGTTAATGCACGCAGTGCGCCGCGGAACGACCAGTTTGTATCAAGCCGGGCAACTCCAGGTGCCAGCCAGACAGTCAATACCAGCGTCTTGGAACTCAATAATGCGCAAACGGAAGACGAAAAGATCAATGCGCTTTTCAACTTGCAAGCCAATCAATGGaaggaacagcagcaggaAATGGCCAA TGCTACGCCTGTCCCTTTTGGTCGTGGAAGAGGAAAACCTGTGAATGTCCCTGATCACCCTCCACCTCCAGGGTACCTTTGCTACCGTTGCCGTGAGAAAG GTCATTGGATACAAGCATGTCCCACGAATAATGACCCGAAATATGATGGCAAGTATAGAGTAAAGCGTTCAACCGGAATACCTCGTTCTCTCCAGACCAAAGTTGAGAAACCGGAATCTCTCACGGTGGACGGTTCGAATGAAGATTTGAAGAATACAGGCGTTATGGTCAATGCCGATGGTGATTTTGTCATTGCAAAGCCTGACAAAGCAGCTTGGGAATTGTATCAGGAGAAAGCTAAAGCgtcagcggcagcagcagctgaagcagcggcagcagagTACAGTAAAGAACTACAAACTCGTGGGCTGGAGTGTCCGATTGATAAACGTATGTTTCTGGAACCAACGAGGACGCCATGCTGCCAGAAAACATACTGCAATGATTGCATCACAAACGCTTTGATTGAAAGCGACTTTGTCTGCCCCAATTGTGCAACAGAAGGCGTTCTGCTCGACAACCTTTCCTTGGACCATGAAGCCGTTTCCAAGATCAAAGCATATGAGGCTGAACGTGCGGAttcgaagaaggaaaaagaaaagcagcAAATAGTCCAGGAAGGAAAAACTGTTAATAAGGAGGACCAAGGGAAAGAATCGATTGCAGGGTCATTGTCTCCTGTTCCCATTGGTGAAACTACGCAAGGGCAGTCCAAAAAAAGACCTGCAGAAGATCAGGGTAGCCGAGCGGAATCCGGAGATTCAAATCAAAGTTCGTCGAAGAAACAAAAATCTGATTACAGCACAAGTCCCCCGGTGCCGCAAAATGTACAAAACAACGAGTCTCAAGCTAGCTTCCCTTCGCTCCCTTTCAATCAACAGATGCCTTTCGGCAATTTCGGATTTGCGCAAGGTTCAGGCATGCCGGCAATGCCCTTTCCAGATCCAGGATTTGCCAATGATGGAATGGCATTTATGAACCCTATGGGCGGTTTCTCCAATAACATGGATATGGCTTGGAACCCCATGAATGCCATGAATTTTAATTTACTTCAGGGTGGTATGTATGGCGACCAGGTTAGCCATGGCCTCGGGGCATCCAATATGTACAATGGTACTGGAGAGCAGACTATGCCCATGTTTCCTATGAGTCAAATGACAGGTCCAATGCAACAAAATCGAGGATTTCAGCAGGGACCAGGAATGGGCCCCTTTCTCAACCAACAACGAACGAGCTTCAGTACGCCTTATGCCAGGGAAGAAGATACGGCATATTTCCGTCAACCAGTCAACCCACAACGGCACCAGGCAAGGCATCGGAGAATCAGGCCGAGTGATTACCGGGAACTCTAA
- the DCD1 gene encoding deoxycytidine monophosphate deaminase (COG:F;~EggNog:ENOG410PGCY;~InterPro:IPR002125,IPR035105,IPR027417,IPR016193, IPR016192,IPR015517;~PFAM:PF14437,PF00383;~go_function: GO:0003824 - catalytic activity [Evidence IEA];~go_function: GO:0008270 - zinc ion binding [Evidence IEA];~go_function: GO:0016787 - hydrolase activity [Evidence IEA]), which produces MLIGLCGGICSGKHAIAKYLTQHQGFHLLGLKNRNYSQINDEPGNRVQLQSSEASGQGNTASPEVVFENVDLLLEFVTKRWRECWVTTDIWDGATLDRLIQRPFFLLVSVDAPVSLRWKRFTDRCRERQIEPPALEEFVIWNDRHLYDRDIGRAYLTDRAQARLFNSSSSLDELHAALKTLDLADEQRLRPNWDQYFMQLASLAAQRSNCMKRRVGCVLVRERRVISTGYNGTPRHLKNCNEGGCPRCNCGTGGGVGLSTCLCIHAEENALLEAGKERIREGAILYCDTCPCLTCTVKIAQVGIYEVVYSQGYNMDQESAAILESAGVRLRQFSPPRNGLIYLQNLENNKPE; this is translated from the exons ATGCTTATTGGTTTATGTGGAG GCATATGCTCTGGCAAGCATGCCATTGCAAAATACTTGACTCAACACCAAGGCTTTCATTTGCTTGGACTGAAAAATAGAAACTATTCCCAGATAAATGACGAGCCAGGAAATCGTGTTCAGTTACAATCCTCCGAGGCCAGCGGACAGGGTAATACGGCGTCACCGGAGGTAGTATTTGAGAATGTCGATTTGCTTTTAGAATTCGTAACCAAGAGATGGCGGGAATGCTGGGTCACAACCGACATCTGGGATGGCGCCACGTTGGATCGCCTCATTCAGCGACCTTTCTTTCTCCTCGTGAGTGTTGATGCACCGGTTAGTCTCCGATGGAAGCGGTTCACGGACAG ATGCCGGGAAAGACAAATCGAGCCTCCCGCTCTCGAAGAATTTGTTATTTGGAACGATAGGCACTTGTATGACAGGGATATCGGACGTGCTTATTTGACTGATCGAGCGCAAGCTCGATTGTTTAATTCATCGTCGTCCCTTGACGAATTGCATGCTGCTCTAAAGACACTTGACCTAGCTGACGAGCAACGTTTACGGCCAAATTGGGACCAGTATTTTATGCAGCTTGCATCTCTTGCTGCACAGAGGAGCAATTGCATGAAGAGGAGAGTGGGATGCGTCCTTGTTCGAGAACGTCGCGTCATCAGTACGGGGTATAATGGGACCCCTCGGCATCTGAAGAATTGCAATGAAGGTGGAT GTCCGAGATGCAATTGTGGTACAGGGGGAGGCGTTGGCCTTTCGACCTGTCTTTGTATCCATGCGGAAGAAAATGCGTTGCTAGAGGCTGGAAAAGAGCGTATACGAGAGGGAGCAATCCTTTACTGCGACAC TTGCCCTTGCCTGACCTGCACTGTCAAGATTGCCCAGGTCGGGATCTATGAAGTTGTATATTCACAGGGCTACAATATGGACCAAGAG AGTGCCGCAATTCTTGAATCTGCCGGTGTGCGATTGAGGCAATTCTCTCCA CCTCGGAATGGACTTATCTATCTTCAAAACTTGGAGAACAATAAGCCCGAATAA
- a CDS encoding yippee/mis18 family protein (COG:S;~EggNog:ENOG410PPSW;~InterPro:IPR034751,IPR004910,IPR039058;~PFAM:PF03226) has translation MPNAHHFNLPLIPKFLLPPTVFRSRQSAGGDSPQPNDHELSKSEKYLDGHVSYLRCSRCAADVCLASQIVSKGFNGQHGRAYLVSLEPVASAISVSASSSPTVSLPNTILQKPVWRQLVTGGHTVSDMSCASCGSVLGWKYVAADEESQRYKVGKFILETKKITASSCWESPSRNIGSAAPFGTVNSGNSGAKTLGEDISFDSQDEDECEDLFAGIWNPDLAMRRRSRKPNHRSAVFGLG, from the coding sequence ATGCCAAACGCACACCATTTCAATCTTCCCCTGATTCCCAAATTTCTGCTTCCGCCCACAGTGTTTCGCTCACGACAGAGTGCGGGGGGTGATTCTCCCCAGCCCAACGATCACGAGCTCTCGAAAAGTGAAAAGTATCTCGATGGTCATGTGTCATATCTTCGTTGCTCCCGCTGTGCAGCAGACGTTTGCTTAGCTTCCCAGATCGTCAGCAAAGGTTTCAATGGTCAGCATGGTCGTGCCTACCTTGTCTCCCTGGAGCCCGTTGCCAGTGCCATTTCCGTGAGCGCATCATCCTCACCAACCGTCTCGCTACCGAATACCATCCTGCAGAAGCCTGTGTGGCGCCAGTTGGTTACAGGGGGGCATACTGTCAGCGATATGAGCTGTGCCTCATGCGGGAGTGTACTTGGTTGGAAGTATGTTGCTGCCGATGAGGAATCGCAGCGCTACAAAGTCGGCAAATTTATTTTGGAAACCAAAAAAATTACGGCATCATCTTGCTGGGAATCTCCTTCAAGAAATATTGGTTCCGCTGCACCATTCGGCACCGTTAATTCTGGGAATTCGGGTGCGAAAACGCTTGGTGAAGATATAAGTTTTGACAGCCAAGACGAGGATGAGTGCGAAGACTTATTTGCCGGGATCTGGAATCCTGATTTGGCTATGCGTCGAAGGAGTCGCAAACCGAACCATCGCTCCGCAGTGTTCGGTCTTGGTTGA
- the ATG7 gene encoding putative autophagy ubiquitin-activating enzyme ApgG (COG:H;~EggNog:ENOG410PG9W;~InterPro:IPR035985,IPR000594,IPR042523,IPR042522, IPR032197,IPR006285;~PFAM:PF16420,PF00899;~go_component: GO:0005737 - cytoplasm [Evidence IEA];~go_function: GO:0008641 - ubiquitin-like modifier activating enzyme activity [Evidence IEA];~go_process: GO:0006914 - autophagy [Evidence IEA]), with protein MQYTPFASDIELPFYTALASLKINHDRLDDSARKVQGLYEIRPSDLPNVSSRMQIHGNALSSDEVPTGYYRAEGLIKNVNTIEEYRNTDKTHILQQAGKTIWDAINDGSVYSCPSLLSSFIILSFADLKKYKFHYWFAFPAIHSEPAWVPSDTSDDSVGLIQNEGNAKPLTMRNLTSIESSVLVDAVQSWGRDIDACQRGFFLARKIRKSASEADLPANSVNILEFDWEIGPLSSYENGFFSKVRSEDSYVCFADPSNYDSAPGWMLRNLLVLVKQRWGLDQVQILRYRDSHLNPDQGRSTILVLRSKHSASPKNIESQRSYSSMPKVTGWERNAVGKLTGKVVDLTEYLDPKRLADQSVDLNLKLMKWRISPNLDLEKIKRTKCLLLGAGTLGSYVARNLMGWGVTKITFVDSGSVSFSNPVRQPLFNFKDCLEGGAKKAHRASQALSEIYPGVDSTGHVLAVPMVGHPIMDNEKARAEFETLKSLINEHDAIFLLMDTRESRWLPTVMGKAAGKIVMNAALGFDSFVVMRHGAANYADPTSELGCYFCNDVVAPMNSVKDQTLDQQCTVTRPGVAAIASALLVELLVSLLQHPQGSAAPASTSSKDDRGDHPLGLVPHQIRGFLSTFENISIVGRSYKCCSACSGNIVNAYKEEGWEFVQRALNETGYVEELSGLREVQLTAEAAVDNVEWDEGSENEEAEIL; from the exons ATGCAGTACACTCCTTTCGCTTCAGATATAGAGTTGCCTTTCTATACCGCTCTGGCATCTTTGAAGATTAACCATGATCGCCTCGATGATTCGGCTCGGAAGGTCCAGGGTCTTTACGAAATTCGCCCTTCAGATCTTCCTAATGTCTCCTCCCGCATGCAGATCCATGGGAATGCGCTCTCAAGTGACGA GGTCCCAACAGGTTACTATAGGGCTGAAGGGTTAATCAAAAACGTCAATACCATCGAGGAATACCGAAACACAGACAAGACGCACATACTTCAACAAGCTGGAAAGACT ATATGGGATGCTATCAATGACGGCTCTGTTTATTCCTGCCCATCACTGCTCTCCTCGTTCATTATTCTCTCTTTTGCGGATCTCAAGAAGTACAAGTTTCATTACTGGTTTGCGTTTCCTGCAATACATTCGGAACCTGCTTGGGTACCTTCGGACACATCCGATGATTCTGTCGGTTTAATCCAGAATGAGGGAAACGCCAAGCCACTAACTATGAGAAACCTCACTTCCATTGAGAGTTCGGTGCTTGTGGATGCAGTCCAATCCTGGGGTCGTGATATAGACGCTTGCCAAAGAGGCTTCTTCCTAGCCCGAAAGATTCGGAAGAGTGCTAGCGAAGCAGATCTACCTGCTAATTCGGTAAACATTCTCGAGTTTGATTGGGAGATAGGGCCTCTTTCGAGCTATGAGAACGGTTTCTTCAGCAAAGTAAGATCCGAAGACTCTTACGTCTGCTTTGCAGATCCTTCCAATTATGATAGTGCACCTGGGTGGATGCTAAGGAACCTCCTGGTGCTCGTGAAACAACGCTGGGGTCTTGATCAAGTCCAGATTCTTAGATATCGTGATTCACATCTGAATCCCGATCAAGGCCGCAGCACTATATTGGTATTGAGATCGAAGCATTCGGCGTCACCCAAAAACATTGAGTCACAGCGTTCATATTCCTCCATGCCAAAGGTCACTGGCTGGGAACGCAATGCTGTTGGCAAGTTGACAGGAAAGGTAGTTGACCTAACAGAATATCTGGATCCAAAGAG ATTGGCGGATCAGTCTGTTGACCTCAACCTGAAACTTATGAAATGGCGGATCAGCCCTAATTTGGACCTCGAGAAGATAAAACGCACCAAATGCCTTCTGCTTGGTGCAGGTACTCTTGGAAGTTACGTTGCCCGGAATTTAATG GGCTGGGGTGTCACTAAAATCACCTTTGTGGATAGTGGATCTGTATCCTTCTCGAATCCTGTGAGACAGCCACTTTTCAATTTCAAAGACTGTTTGGAAGGAGGCGCGAAAAAGGCGCATCGTGCCTCACAAGCTCTATCGGAAATCTACCCTGGAGTCGACTCTACTGGGCATGTTCTAGCCGTTCCGATGGTAGGTCATCCAATCATGGATAACGAAAAGGCTCGGGCGGAATTCGAAACTTTGAAAAGTCTAATAAACGAGCATGATGCCATATTCCTTCTTATGGACACACGAGAATCTCGCTGGTTACCAACCGTGATGGGGAAGGCTGCGGGAAAAATTGTGATGAATGCAGCACTTGGCTTCGATTCATTCGTAGTCATGCGCCACGGAGCAGCCAATTATGCTGACCCAACATCAGAACTTGGTTGCTATTTTTGCAATGACGTTGTTGCGCCAATGAAT TCCGTCAAGGATCAGACGCTCGACCAGCAATGCACTGTCACCCGCCCTGGTGTAGCCGCGATAGCATCAGCTCTTTTGGTTGAATTGCTTGTGTCACTTCTTCAACACCCGCAAGGCTCTGCGGCACCAGCTTCAACATCTAGTAAGGATGATCGAGGAGACCACCCGCTTGGGCTTGTACCACACCAGATCAGAGGATTCCTTTCAACTTTCGAGAACATCTCAATCGTAGGTAGAAGCTACAAATGCTGCAGTGCCTGCTCTGGTAATATAGTCAATGCCTATAAGGAAGAGGGATGGGAATTTGTCCAAAGGGCTCTGAATGAGACTGGGTATGTGGAGGAATTGAGCGGCCTGAGAGAG GTTCAATTGACAGCGGAAGCAGCTGTAGATAATGTCGAGTGGGATGAAGGTTCTGAGAACGAAGAAGCAGAGATACTATAG
- the MRM2 gene encoding RlmE family RNA methyltransferase (COG:A;~EggNog:ENOG410PH9V;~InterPro:IPR002877,IPR015507,IPR029063;~PFAM:PF01728;~SECRETED:SignalP(1-17);~go_function: GO:0008168 - methyltransferase activity [Evidence IEA];~go_process: GO:0001510 - RNA methylation [Evidence IEA];~go_process: GO:0032259 - methylation [Evidence IEA]) — MPSLVLTLSPLVPVLRAFCNSTCRTFTVKRHSSSKRWQARQQNDRYTREATVQGLKSRAAFKLLQIDEKYRIFRSGQTVVDLGYAPGSWSQVAVDRTKPNGRVLGIDIIPAQPPKGVSTIQGNFLSAEVQRYVQDFLRDPRRGRPHEDGYIMPDRGPEDLSQHALDIKAGNSGANQESNSELRTVDVVLSDMMMNTSGVNFKDHAGSMDLCHAALQFGYNVLKTGGNFVCKFYQGAEDKELEKQLRELFRRVHRLKPESSRNESKEAYFIGLERRG; from the exons ATGCCGTCACTAGTATTAACATTGTCGCCATTGGTACCCGTTCTACGTGCGTTTTGCAATTCCACATGCCGCACTTTTACAGTAAAAAGGCATTCTTCATCCAAACGATGGCAGGCACGTCAACAAAACGATCGTTATACGCGGGAAGCGACAGTGCAAGGATTGAAGAGTCGGGCAGCTTTTAAATTGTTACAG ATCGATGAGAAGTACCGTATTTTCAGAAGCGGCCAGACAGTAGTTGATTTG GGTTATGCTCCCGGTTCTTGGTCGCAG GTAGCAGTGGATCGCACCAAACCGAACGGCCGAGTCCTCGGTATCGACATCATTCCAGCACAACCACCCAAAGGTGTATCTACGATACAAGGCAACTTTCTGTCAGCGGAAGTACAGAGATATGTCCAGGACTTTTTACGCGATCCAAGGAGAGGCAGACCTCATGAAGACGGGTATATAATGCCTGATAGAGGCCCTGAAGACTTGTCACAACATGCTTTGGATATCAAAGCAGGGAATTCAGGGGCGAACCAAGAGAGCAATTCAGAGCTCAGGACAGTAGATGTGGTTCTAAGCGATAT GATGATGAATACCAGCGGCGTAAACTTCAAAGATCATGCTGGGAGCATG GACCTATGCCATGCTGCATTGCAGTTCGGTTACAACGTCCTCAAGACTGGTGGGAACTTTGTCTGCAAATTCTACCAAGGAGCGGAAGATAAGGAACTCGAAAAGCAGCTCAGAGAGCTGTTTCGAAGAGTCCATAGGCTAAAGCCAGAATCATCGCGTAAC GAATCAAAGGAAGCATACTTCATCGGTCTTGAACGGAGAGGCTAA
- the HIS7 gene encoding imidazoleglycerol-phosphate synthase (BUSCO:EOG09261NLY;~COG:E;~EggNog:ENOG410PFI1;~InterPro:IPR011060,IPR004651,IPR006062,IPR017926, IPR029062,IPR010139,IPR013785,IPR014640;~MEROPS:MER0065588;~PFAM:PF01174,PF00117,PF00977;~go_function: GO:0000107 - imidazoleglycerol-phosphate synthase activity [Evidence IEA];~go_function: GO:0003824 - catalytic activity [Evidence IEA];~go_function: GO:0016763 - transferase activity, transferring pentosyl groups [Evidence IEA];~go_function: GO:0016833 - oxo-acid-lyase activity [Evidence IEA];~go_process: GO:0000105 - histidine biosynthetic process [Evidence IEA]) — MPTVHLLDYVAGNVRSLVNAINKVGYEVEWVRSPSDLKNAEKLILPGVGHFGHCLSQLAEGGYLEHIKQHIESGKPFMGICVGLQALFNGSEEDPDVPGTGLIPMRMKRFDATTKSVPHIGWNSAVNTSSGDSDNQTFYGLNPESKYYYVHSYAALYEPGILEKDGWSVATATYKDEEFIGAIARGNVFATQFHPEKSGQAGLRTLRAFLNGNQVQSLKQTSTTGRKEDGLTRRIIACLDVRTNDAGDLVVTKGDQYDVREKSGVDAGGQVRNLGKPVDMAKKYYEQGADEITFLNITSFRNCPLVDTPMLEILRRASETVFVPLTIGGGIKDTVDTDGTHFSALDVATMYFKSGADKVSIGSDAVTAAEQFYEAGKRLSGQTAIETISKAYGNQAVVVSVDPKRVYVSRPEDTNHHTIKSKYPNAAGQDYCWYQCTIKGGRESRDLDVRQLVQAVEAMGAGEILLNCIDKDGSNSGFDLELINDVKAAIKIPVIASSGAGVPDHFAEVFDHTTTDAALGAGMFHRGEYTVSAVKDHLKSKGLLIRDFETDF; from the exons ATGCCCACTGTTCACCTTCTTGACTATGTTGCTGGGAATGTCCGCTCCCTAGTCAATGCGATTAATAAGGTTGGATATGAAGTCGAATGGGTCAGGTCGCCGAGTGATCTGAAAAATGCTGAG AAACTCATCTTGCCTGGTGTTGGCCATTTCGGCCACTGTCTTTCGCAGTTAGCGGAGGGGGGTTATTTGGAGCATATCAAGCAACATATAGAGTCAGGGAAACCTTTCATGGGAATCTGTGTCGGATTACAGGCCCTCTTCAACGGATCTGAAGAGGACCCCGATGTTCCTGGAACGGGCTTGATCCCAATGCGAATGAAACGGTTCGATGCTACCACGAAAAGTGTGCCACATATCGGGTGGAACTCTGCCGTCAACACCAGTAGCGGCGATTCAGACAATCAAACGTTCTACGGACTGAACCCAGAGAGCAAGTATTACTACGTGCATTCGTACGCGGCGCTTTATGAACCTGGAATTCTTGAGAAGGATGGCTGGTCGGTTGCTACGGCCACGTACAAGGACGAGGAATTTATTGGAGCGATAGCAAGAGGCAATGTCTTTGCTACTCAATTCCACCCGGAAAAGAGCGGACAGGCTGGGCTACGTACGCTCCGAGCGTTTTTGAACGGGAACCAAGTCCAATCGCTCAAACAAACCTCGACAACCGGGAGAAAAGAGGATGGCTTGACACGCAGAATTATCGCATGCCTTGACGTTCGTAcgaatgatgctggtgatcTTGTTGTCACGAAAGGTGACCAATACGATGTCCGAGAGAAAAGTGGCGTTGACGCCGGAGGCCAAGTAAGGAATTTGGGAAAGCCTGTTGACATGGCCAAGAAATATTACGAGCAAGGGGCCGATGAAATCACTTTTTTGAACATCACATCTTTCAGGAACTGCCCGCTCGTGGACACCCCGATGTTGGAAATCCTGCGAAGAGCATCGGAGACCGTGTTTGTGCCGTTGACCATTGGAGGTGGCATCAAGGATACCGTTGATACAGATGGTACCCATTTTTCAGCTCTCGATGTTGCGACCATGTATTTCAAATCCGGCGCTGACAAAGTCAGCATTGGCTCAGATGCAGTTACTGCAGCCGAGCAATTCTATGAGGCTGGCAAACGGTTGTCTGGCCAGACAGCTATAGAGACAATATCAAAGGCCTATGGAAACCAAGCAGTGGTTGTGAGCGTTGACCCGAAACGTGTATACGTTAGCAGACCCGAAGACACAAACCACCACACTATAAAATCGAAGTACCCGAACGCTGCTGGACAAGATTATTGTTGGTATCAATGCACCATCAAAGGTGGAAGGGAGAGCCGCGACCTCGATGTCCGACAGTTAGTGCAAGCTGTGGAGGCAATGGGTGCTGGGGAAATCCTTCTCAACTGCATCGATAAGGACGGAAGCAACAGTGGATTCGACCTAGAGCTGATCAATGACGTGAAGGCTGCAATTAAGATACCTGTCATCGCATCAAGTGGTGCTGGCGTTCCCGACCATTTTGCAGAGGTCTTCGATCACACAACAACTGATGCAGCCCTAGGTGCAGGGATG TTTCACCGTGGTGAATATACAGTCAGCGCCGTCAAAGATCATTTGAAGAGCAAAGGACTTCTTATTCGAGACTTCGAAACCGATTTCTAG